The following are from one region of the Paenibacillus sp. KS-LC4 genome:
- a CDS encoding UDP-N-acetylglucosamine 1-carboxyvinyltransferase, which produces MVQAHSRALGTKRISEPYLLIEGGYPLSGEVSLPGAKNSALPAIVAACLSDEEVVLHNVPLELNDVAKLIKLLNDSGANVEIRGDELHCKGSAWMGGTLNAELAGKIRHSLLLLGAAAHWRSSLFLPLPGGCNIGSRKHDMHVSALQELGFAMEESELGLHLRESQPKERTVITFPYPTFGGTLNVLFASVRSQAVVELHNAARNPEVLDVIKLLNDMGANVEWLSSNSLQITGVERLHRADFTVMSDRIIASTIISAVGATKGSATIRNATTRILQSEVAVWRQAGLKIEEIDNGIYVEWNRPLEAVNVTTAAYPGFHTDIQPLHTVLMMNASGTSEMRETILDGRFSYCYELNKLGANIEVKDGGFLCVNGAAGQTAVIHGVDELYGTDLVATDIRGGAAVAVAALAAVGTSRITNLYQLERGYGNFTEIFTALGAQIMKVNH; this is translated from the coding sequence ATGGTACAAGCTCATTCAAGAGCGCTCGGCACAAAAAGGATTTCGGAGCCTTATTTATTAATCGAGGGAGGTTATCCCCTATCAGGTGAGGTGTCGCTTCCCGGTGCCAAAAACTCGGCGCTGCCCGCTATTGTGGCCGCCTGCCTCTCCGATGAGGAGGTCGTGCTGCATAATGTGCCGCTTGAGCTAAATGACGTAGCCAAGCTGATCAAGCTGCTGAACGATTCCGGTGCGAACGTCGAGATCCGAGGCGACGAGCTTCACTGCAAGGGCAGCGCATGGATGGGAGGCACGCTGAATGCTGAGCTGGCGGGGAAAATTCGCCACTCCCTGCTGCTGCTCGGAGCTGCGGCACACTGGCGCAGCTCGCTGTTCCTGCCGCTGCCGGGCGGCTGCAATATTGGCAGCCGTAAGCATGACATGCACGTCAGCGCACTGCAAGAGCTTGGCTTCGCGATGGAGGAGAGCGAGCTAGGGCTTCACTTGCGCGAAAGCCAGCCGAAGGAGCGGACAGTTATTACGTTCCCCTATCCAACCTTTGGCGGGACGTTGAACGTTCTGTTTGCGTCCGTTCGTTCGCAAGCGGTTGTTGAGCTGCATAATGCTGCTCGCAATCCCGAGGTGCTGGACGTCATCAAGCTGCTGAATGATATGGGGGCGAATGTCGAATGGCTGTCATCTAACAGCCTGCAAATTACAGGCGTAGAGCGGCTGCATCGCGCAGACTTTACGGTGATGAGCGACCGCATAATCGCCTCAACGATTATTTCAGCGGTCGGTGCAACGAAAGGCTCAGCTACAATTCGCAATGCAACGACCCGCATTTTACAATCCGAAGTAGCCGTATGGCGGCAGGCGGGCCTGAAAATAGAAGAGATCGACAACGGCATTTATGTGGAGTGGAATCGTCCGCTGGAAGCCGTGAATGTCACGACAGCGGCTTATCCGGGCTTCCATACTGATATTCAGCCTCTGCATACCGTATTAATGATGAATGCCAGCGGAACGAGCGAGATGAGGGAGACGATTCTCGATGGACGCTTCTCCTACTGCTACGAGCTGAACAAGCTGGGCGCGAACATCGAGGTGAAGGATGGCGGTTTTCTTTGCGTCAATGGGGCGGCGGGACAGACGGCGGTCATTCACGGTGTTGACGAGCTGTACGGCACCGATCTGGTTGCGACCGATATTCGCGGCGGAGCAGCGGTCGCGGTTGCTGCACTGGCGGCTGTTGGGACAAGCCGAATTACGAATTTGTACCAGCTGGAGCGAGGCTACGGCAACTTCACTGAAATTTTCACAGCGCTGGGCGCGCAAATTATGAAGGTGAATCACTAG
- the murB gene encoding UDP-N-acetylmuramate dehydrogenase, which yields MPLSGIGEPLLLAASGHAAILIDKDEDRGVESLFEHIVHEANVPLSRITTMSVGGPCRYYVVPKSVEDIRFVTAICERLGWKLLIIGNGSNVLAGDEGFDGVVMHVGKGLKEYGLQDGELYAEAGVALPRLAYSMANEGIAGFDFMAGIPGSVGGGLVMNAGCLGKEIGDVVSSVTHVSDTGEVMTSSAEELQFSFRRSWFLDRRHIIVSARFRAEPATAPAQVMEATKRAADIRKGKFPINVKTVGSTFKSPPEGPHPGKLIEEVGLKGFVIGGAQISTVHANWIINQGGATASDVKRLIELMQTTVAKQLGIQMEPEVLFV from the coding sequence ATGCCGCTTAGCGGCATAGGTGAGCCGCTGTTGCTGGCTGCGTCCGGTCATGCAGCAATATTGATCGACAAAGACGAGGATAGAGGAGTGGAGAGCTTGTTCGAACATATTGTGCACGAAGCGAATGTTCCGCTGAGCCGCATTACGACGATGAGCGTCGGCGGCCCTTGCCGTTATTACGTCGTTCCGAAAAGCGTGGAGGACATTCGTTTTGTAACGGCGATCTGTGAGCGTTTGGGCTGGAAGCTGCTCATTATCGGCAATGGCTCGAATGTGCTTGCAGGCGACGAGGGCTTTGATGGCGTCGTCATGCATGTCGGCAAAGGCTTGAAGGAATACGGCCTTCAGGATGGCGAGCTATATGCCGAAGCGGGAGTAGCGCTGCCAAGGCTTGCGTATTCCATGGCGAACGAAGGCATCGCTGGGTTTGATTTTATGGCTGGCATCCCCGGCAGTGTAGGCGGCGGGCTCGTCATGAACGCTGGCTGCCTCGGCAAGGAAATCGGCGATGTTGTCAGCAGCGTCACGCATGTCAGCGACACGGGCGAGGTGATGACGAGCAGCGCCGAGGAGCTGCAGTTTTCCTTCCGCCGGAGCTGGTTTCTGGATCGTCGCCACATTATTGTGAGCGCGCGATTCCGTGCTGAACCCGCAACTGCTCCAGCACAGGTGATGGAAGCGACGAAGCGTGCGGCAGATATCCGCAAGGGCAAGTTCCCCATTAATGTTAAAACGGTGGGCAGCACCTTCAAAAGCCCGCCCGAAGGCCCGCATCCCGGCAAACTAATTGAAGAGGTTGGGCTTAAAGGCTTTGTTATTGGCGGGGCGCAGATTAGTACAGTGCACGCGAACTGGATTATAAATCAAGGCGGTGCAACAGCAAGTGACGTCAAGCGGCTCATTGAGCTGATGCAGACGACAGTAGCCAAGCAGCTCGGCATCCAAATGGAGCCGGAAGTGCTGTTCGTATAA
- a CDS encoding glycosyltransferase yields the protein MSKPFIIVSTADWDNPFWTNKQHIADRLAGRGHQVLYLNSLGLRKPSSNGKDMKRILKRLSQFFSGLQHKKTNLWVWSPIVIPYQRFSFVRKLNFFIVRQYVKHFARRLGMEDYVLWTYNPLTQPLLNMREQLSVYHCVDEISAQPGMPEQIIKEQEARLVAEVDVVFATAPNLYETRRAINESTYYSPNVAEFNHFNKALSPDTDIPTELLQMKGPKVGFIGAISGYKLDLALIEKVASRNPHVHFVFIGQVGEGDPWTDADRLGQTPNIHLIGPKPYGELPGYLKGFDACLLPNVINEYTTNMFPMKFFEYLSAGKPVVMTPLPAVRDYYSYCYVAADAAAFDKQLGLALNERLLGNYEQLIMDRVAEAKKHDWESRMDTMLAVVEAHIKGAGTPEALRTAGLPEASALSATATPRSSKTSGKTSKAAQSVGSKV from the coding sequence ATGTCTAAGCCATTTATTATTGTGTCAACCGCCGATTGGGATAACCCCTTCTGGACGAATAAGCAGCATATTGCCGACAGGCTTGCGGGCCGCGGACATCAGGTGCTGTATCTGAATTCGCTCGGCCTCCGCAAGCCATCAAGCAATGGCAAGGATATGAAGCGCATCCTAAAGCGGCTCAGTCAATTTTTTAGCGGGCTGCAGCACAAAAAAACAAATCTATGGGTATGGTCTCCAATCGTCATCCCTTATCAGCGGTTCAGCTTCGTTCGGAAGCTGAACTTTTTTATTGTCCGGCAATATGTAAAGCATTTTGCCCGGAGGCTTGGGATGGAGGATTATGTGCTGTGGACCTACAATCCGCTGACGCAGCCGCTGCTGAATATGCGCGAGCAGCTGTCGGTTTACCACTGTGTAGATGAAATTTCCGCGCAGCCCGGCATGCCCGAGCAAATTATTAAGGAGCAGGAAGCACGGCTGGTGGCGGAGGTTGATGTCGTGTTTGCTACCGCTCCCAATTTGTATGAGACTCGCAGGGCGATTAACGAAAGCACCTACTACAGCCCGAATGTAGCGGAATTCAATCATTTTAACAAGGCGCTGTCGCCGGATACGGACATTCCCACGGAGCTTTTGCAGATGAAGGGCCCCAAGGTCGGCTTCATTGGAGCTATTAGCGGCTACAAGCTGGATTTGGCATTGATCGAAAAGGTCGCGTCCCGCAACCCTCATGTGCATTTTGTGTTCATTGGACAGGTAGGGGAGGGTGATCCATGGACCGATGCAGATCGACTTGGCCAGACGCCGAACATTCATTTGATCGGGCCGAAGCCGTACGGCGAGCTGCCGGGTTATTTGAAGGGCTTCGATGCCTGCCTGCTGCCAAACGTCATTAACGAATATACGACGAATATGTTTCCGATGAAATTTTTTGAATATTTATCAGCAGGCAAGCCGGTTGTCATGACGCCGCTGCCAGCGGTTCGGGATTATTATTCCTACTGCTATGTTGCAGCAGATGCCGCTGCCTTCGACAAGCAACTGGGGCTGGCGCTGAATGAGCGGCTGCTTGGCAATTACGAGCAGTTGATCATGGACCGCGTCGCTGAAGCGAAAAAGCATGACTGGGAATCGCGCATGGATACGATGCTTGCCGTCGTGGAGGCGCATATCAAAGGTGCAGGCACACCTGAGGCGCTGCGGACAGCGGGCCTGCCAGAAGCATCGGCGCTGAGCGCAACTGCCACGCCGAGAAGCAGCAAAACGAGCGGCAAAACTAGCAAAGCCGCTCAAAGCGTGGGCAGCAAGGTGTAG
- a CDS encoding glycosyltransferase, with protein MAMKRKAATILEGRAEIRRGAARASGSGAGFEAADGRSWREMMRIGVLRNTFLPASETFIYEQLNQYRNVQVEVITREVANRDKFPNQWSINTIVGAAGSSLQKKLTKLLYTLTLTSTRHINRIVEQRDIELVHAHFGVDAVYAVPVCKERGIPLFATFHGYDITRLPKLMPGPLSWLVYYVKFKRLVRDATLFLAVSNHIKQKLIAHGVPEQKIKIHYIGIDLNKVFYREAPERETITIMTVGRLTEKKGIAYLIEAFHRLAARRKHVRLVIAGDGPLRQELTELAATGAGSGRITFLGSIPHQEVLRRLSDSDIFCLPSVTAKDGDQEGLGMVILEASGTGLPVVATSSGGIKDAVQNGKTGYLVEERSAEELEEKLDMLVASQPLRVAIGQNGRAFVEQQFDLRLQTEKLEQLYKQYIGEKQHV; from the coding sequence ATGGCGATGAAGCGCAAGGCGGCAACGATATTAGAGGGAAGAGCGGAAATCAGGCGTGGAGCGGCAAGGGCAAGCGGTTCAGGAGCGGGCTTTGAAGCTGCAGACGGCAGAAGTTGGAGGGAAATGATGAGGATTGGCGTACTGAGAAATACCTTTTTGCCTGCATCGGAAACGTTTATTTATGAGCAGCTGAATCAATATCGGAATGTGCAGGTGGAGGTCATTACCCGGGAGGTCGCGAATCGCGATAAATTCCCTAATCAATGGAGCATCAATACGATTGTGGGTGCAGCAGGCTCGTCGCTTCAGAAGAAGCTGACGAAGCTGCTTTACACGCTGACATTGACCTCGACCCGCCATATTAATCGAATCGTTGAGCAGCGTGATATTGAGCTTGTGCATGCCCACTTCGGGGTAGATGCGGTATATGCGGTTCCCGTCTGCAAGGAGCGCGGCATTCCGCTGTTTGCCACGTTTCACGGGTACGATATTACACGGCTTCCGAAGCTGATGCCTGGGCCGCTTTCCTGGCTCGTCTATTATGTGAAGTTTAAGCGGCTTGTGCGGGACGCGACGTTGTTTCTTGCCGTATCGAACCATATTAAGCAGAAGCTGATAGCGCATGGGGTGCCCGAGCAAAAAATCAAAATCCATTACATCGGCATCGACTTGAATAAGGTTTTTTATCGAGAGGCACCGGAGCGTGAGACGATTACGATTATGACCGTTGGCCGGTTGACCGAGAAGAAGGGCATCGCCTATTTAATTGAAGCATTCCACCGATTGGCAGCCCGGCGCAAGCATGTGCGCCTCGTCATTGCCGGAGACGGACCGCTGAGGCAGGAGCTGACCGAGCTTGCTGCAACGGGAGCCGGGAGCGGGCGAATTACGTTCCTCGGCAGCATTCCCCACCAGGAGGTGCTGCGGCGGCTCAGCGATTCGGATATTTTCTGCTTGCCGAGCGTAACGGCGAAGGATGGCGATCAGGAGGGGCTTGGGATGGTCATACTGGAGGCGTCAGGAACAGGACTTCCCGTAGTTGCAACCAGCAGCGGTGGGATTAAGGATGCGGTGCAAAATGGCAAAACCGGCTATTTGGTCGAGGAGCGCAGCGCCGAGGAGCTGGAGGAAAAGCTCGATATGCTTGTAGCCAGCCAGCCGCTGCGCGTTGCCATTGGGCAAAATGGCCGCGCCTTTGTTGAGCAGCAGTTCGATTTGCGCTTGCAGACGGAGAAGCTGGAGCAGCTCTATAAACAATATATTGGAGAGAAGCAGCATGTCTAA
- a CDS encoding O-antigen ligase family protein — translation MLARLPNKLALYVAMLLSMGVICLASVQHVYVLLFVAAGALAYVAVRKGAIYYVVIPALLAYQLYLPLAVSVTLSSLVLVMLLLRSASQGKLMYYFRTQRLVKYYVAVLIAMAVGLIYAPDRVLGFKLIAYSSIGLLALLAGYYYRARGLSAEQTLRGIQHVYLPIGVLNIYFIIAPDQELQFLRSKLASFLIEPNTLAALINVDIKANILDPFKAGTLFVNTNVASVFFGIMLCIALSLLLRKGSLLQLGICFIYLGAMLATQSRAGVLALGIVVLAYVCIRFRVQKLLKLSLLLVIPAAIIPFIVTGDIITNLTSRLNADAIEGDPRAYIWKFTIQNFAEHPLLGLGYGGWERIFPFYAATVGFSSKYPPHNLFVIMWTWSGLFGLIALILLLFGILWRGIRRYYCTGSALDSCVAGAALFVIVQGMFDNFFLHDLRVASVFFFVAGLILYEQREDGDEAQGGNDIRGKSGNQAWSGKGKRFRSGL, via the coding sequence ATGCTTGCCCGTTTGCCGAACAAGCTGGCGCTTTATGTTGCAATGCTGCTGTCAATGGGCGTTATATGCCTCGCTTCCGTGCAGCATGTTTACGTGCTGCTGTTCGTTGCTGCTGGAGCGCTCGCTTATGTCGCGGTTAGGAAGGGCGCTATTTATTATGTCGTCATCCCGGCGCTGCTGGCCTACCAGCTGTATTTGCCGCTTGCGGTTTCGGTAACGCTGTCGAGTCTCGTGCTGGTTATGCTTCTGCTTCGCTCAGCGTCGCAAGGAAAGCTGATGTATTATTTTCGTACACAGCGGCTTGTTAAATATTATGTCGCCGTGCTTATCGCGATGGCGGTGGGCCTTATTTATGCCCCGGATCGGGTACTCGGCTTTAAGCTGATTGCCTATTCCAGCATAGGTCTGCTCGCTTTGCTTGCGGGCTACTATTACCGGGCTCGCGGGCTCTCCGCTGAGCAGACGCTGCGCGGTATTCAGCATGTGTATTTGCCGATTGGCGTGCTGAACATTTATTTTATTATTGCGCCTGACCAGGAGCTGCAATTTTTAAGGTCGAAGCTCGCGAGCTTCTTAATCGAGCCGAATACGCTGGCGGCGTTAATTAATGTAGATATTAAAGCTAACATATTGGACCCTTTTAAAGCGGGAACCTTATTCGTGAATACGAATGTGGCTTCAGTTTTTTTTGGCATAATGCTTTGTATTGCGCTATCGCTGCTGCTTCGCAAGGGCAGCCTCCTGCAGCTCGGCATCTGCTTCATTTATTTAGGAGCTATGCTGGCGACGCAATCACGAGCTGGTGTGCTCGCGCTTGGCATTGTGGTGCTGGCTTATGTGTGCATCCGGTTCCGCGTGCAAAAGCTGCTCAAGCTGTCGCTGCTGCTTGTCATACCCGCAGCGATCATTCCTTTTATCGTTACAGGCGACATTATTACGAATTTAACGAGCAGGCTGAATGCCGATGCGATTGAGGGCGATCCCCGGGCTTATATTTGGAAGTTTACCATCCAAAATTTTGCCGAGCATCCGCTGCTGGGCCTTGGCTATGGCGGCTGGGAGCGAATTTTTCCTTTTTACGCAGCGACAGTTGGCTTCAGCAGCAAATACCCGCCGCATAATTTGTTTGTCATTATGTGGACGTGGAGCGGCTTGTTCGGACTGATTGCCCTCATTTTGCTGCTTTTCGGTATTTTGTGGCGCGGCATACGCCGTTATTATTGCACGGGCTCGGCGCTTGACAGCTGTGTAGCAGGGGCAGCGCTATTCGTTATCGTGCAAGGGATGTTTGATAATTTTTTTCTGCATGATCTGCGGGTCGCTTCGGTGTTTTTCTTTGTTGCGGGGCTTATTTTGTACGAGCAGCGCGAGGATGGCGATGAAGCGCAAGGCGGCAACGATATTAGAGGGAAGAGCGGAAATCAGGCGTGGAGCGGCAAGGGCAAGCGGTTCAGGAGCGGGCTTTGA
- a CDS encoding glycosyltransferase family 4 protein, whose protein sequence is MRVAIVHEWLVTYAGSEKVVEQLLNIYPDADLFCVIDFLEEKDRHMLKGKKPMTTFIQQLPFAKKMYKTYLPLMPLAVEQFDLSGYDVIISSSHAVAKGIITGPDQIHISYVHTPIRYAWDLQHQYLSELGKLKQLASKLLLHQIRMWDVRTANGVDVFLANSSYIARRIHKIYRRQAQVVYPPVEVKAFGNHSNQDRKEYYFTASRLVPYKRIDLVVEAFAKMPDKELIVIGDGPEMKTLKQLATPNVKLLGYQPNAVLLKHMQQAKAFIFAGEEDFGISMVEAQAAGTPVIAYGKGGAQDIVKGLGDNNPTGLFFERQDADSVINAVRQFELLSWMMTDANCRQNAQQFSVEAFLYHISSIVSGSFNERFNPMKVQA, encoded by the coding sequence ATGAGAGTCGCTATCGTTCATGAATGGCTGGTAACCTATGCAGGCTCAGAGAAGGTAGTGGAACAACTGCTGAATATTTACCCTGACGCGGACCTGTTCTGTGTCATTGATTTTCTGGAGGAGAAGGACCGCCATATGCTGAAGGGGAAAAAGCCAATGACAACTTTTATCCAGCAGCTGCCCTTTGCGAAAAAAATGTACAAAACCTATCTTCCTCTTATGCCGCTTGCGGTCGAGCAGTTTGACCTCTCTGGCTATGATGTTATCATTTCCAGCTCGCATGCGGTCGCGAAGGGCATTATTACGGGGCCTGATCAAATTCATATTTCCTATGTGCATACCCCGATTCGTTATGCTTGGGATTTGCAGCATCAATATTTAAGCGAGCTTGGCAAGCTAAAGCAGCTCGCATCCAAGCTGCTGCTGCACCAAATACGGATGTGGGATGTGCGGACAGCGAACGGGGTGGACGTGTTTCTTGCGAACTCGTCTTATATCGCCCGGCGCATTCACAAAATTTATCGCCGTCAGGCACAGGTCGTATATCCGCCGGTTGAAGTGAAGGCGTTCGGCAATCATTCCAATCAGGATCGGAAGGAGTATTATTTTACCGCCTCGCGGCTTGTGCCGTATAAGCGGATTGATCTGGTCGTCGAGGCCTTCGCCAAAATGCCGGACAAGGAGCTGATCGTCATTGGCGACGGCCCGGAGATGAAGACGCTGAAGCAGCTGGCAACGCCGAACGTCAAGCTGCTCGGCTACCAGCCGAATGCCGTGCTGCTCAAGCATATGCAGCAAGCCAAAGCTTTTATTTTTGCAGGTGAAGAGGACTTTGGCATTAGCATGGTCGAAGCACAGGCAGCGGGAACGCCAGTTATTGCCTACGGCAAGGGCGGAGCTCAGGATATCGTCAAAGGGCTGGGCGACAACAATCCTACCGGCTTATTTTTTGAGAGGCAGGATGCGGATTCAGTCATTAATGCGGTACGGCAGTTTGAGCTGCTTTCCTGGATGATGACGGATGCGAACTGCCGCCAGAACGCCCAGCAGTTTTCGGTGGAGGCGTTTTTGTACCACATTTCCAGCATTGTCAGCGGCAGCTTTAATGAACGGTTTAATCCGATGAAAGTGCAGGCCTAG
- a CDS encoding sugar transferase — MIDVVCSLAGIIFLLPVFMLVALLIKISDPKGTVFFKQKRIGHKGNTFSIIKFRSMLHDAEQRLRADPVLYKKYIDNSYKLDPSEDPRVTKIGSFLRKTSLDELPQLINVLKGEMSLVGPRPIVRDELKEYGEKAVPFLSVKPGVTGYWQVSGRSDVGYPERVDLELFYVYNQSVWLDLKILYRTVIIVLLRKGAY, encoded by the coding sequence ATGATTGATGTCGTTTGCTCGCTTGCGGGAATTATATTTCTGCTGCCAGTGTTCATGCTCGTCGCATTGCTCATTAAGATCAGCGATCCGAAGGGGACGGTTTTTTTCAAGCAGAAGCGTATCGGACATAAGGGCAATACGTTCAGTATTATTAAGTTTCGTTCCATGCTGCATGATGCCGAGCAGCGGCTGCGCGCCGACCCGGTATTGTACAAAAAATACATCGACAACAGCTACAAGCTTGATCCATCCGAGGACCCGCGCGTCACGAAAATCGGCAGCTTCCTGCGTAAAACAAGCCTGGACGAGCTTCCCCAGCTCATCAATGTGCTGAAGGGCGAGATGAGCCTGGTAGGACCGCGCCCGATCGTGCGTGACGAGCTGAAGGAATATGGAGAGAAGGCAGTGCCCTTCCTATCGGTTAAGCCGGGAGTAACGGGGTATTGGCAGGTGAGCGGCCGCAGCGATGTTGGGTATCCTGAGCGCGTCGATCTGGAGCTGTTTTACGTCTACAACCAGTCCGTATGGCTGGATCTGAAAATATTGTATCGCACAGTCATTATTGTGCTGCTGCGCAAAGGCGCTTATTGA
- the galU gene encoding UTP--glucose-1-phosphate uridylyltransferase GalU: MKKVTKAIIPAAGLGTRFLPATKAMPKEMLPIVDKPTIQYIVEEAIASGIEDIIIVTGKGKRAIEDHFDIAFELEHTLIEKGKLELLQAVQRSSNVTIHYIRQKEAKGLGHAVWCARKFIGNEPFAVLLGDDIVESEVPCTRQLIEQYDATGKSVIGVQTVSVDQTQRYGIVDPVGMDVEGSRLVQVNRFVEKPKPGHAPSNLAIMGRYVLTPDIFDFLELQEKGAGDEIQLTDAIQKLNESEGVFAYDFEGKRYDVGEKLGFILTTIDFALRNKELKLPLMTALEEIVEQQQASQLQAMRRDSV, from the coding sequence ATGAAAAAAGTGACAAAAGCAATTATTCCTGCAGCTGGACTTGGAACGCGCTTCTTGCCTGCAACGAAAGCAATGCCGAAGGAGATGCTGCCGATTGTCGACAAGCCGACGATTCAATACATCGTCGAAGAAGCCATCGCATCCGGTATCGAAGACATTATTATCGTAACAGGCAAAGGGAAGCGGGCCATTGAGGATCATTTTGATATCGCATTTGAGCTGGAGCATACGTTGATTGAGAAAGGTAAGCTGGAGCTGCTGCAAGCGGTGCAGCGTTCCTCCAATGTAACGATCCATTATATTCGTCAAAAAGAAGCGAAAGGGCTCGGACATGCGGTATGGTGCGCCCGCAAATTTATTGGCAACGAGCCATTCGCCGTCCTGCTCGGCGATGACATAGTAGAATCCGAGGTGCCCTGCACAAGACAGCTCATTGAACAATATGATGCGACGGGCAAATCGGTCATCGGCGTTCAGACTGTATCGGTCGATCAGACACAGCGTTACGGCATTGTTGATCCGGTTGGGATGGATGTTGAAGGCAGCCGGCTCGTGCAGGTTAACCGTTTCGTCGAGAAGCCGAAGCCTGGACATGCCCCTTCCAATTTGGCGATTATGGGTCGTTATGTGCTGACGCCGGACATTTTTGATTTTCTGGAGCTGCAAGAGAAGGGCGCGGGCGATGAAATTCAATTGACAGATGCGATTCAAAAGCTGAATGAAAGCGAAGGCGTTTTTGCTTATGATTTTGAAGGCAAACGTTACGATGTCGGAGAGAAGCTTGGCTTTATTTTAACGACGATTGACTTCGCTTTGCGTAATAAGGAGCTTAAGCTTCCGCTGATGACGGCGCTTGAGGAAATTGTCGAGCAGCAGCAGGCCAGCCAGTTGCAAGCAATGAGGAGGGATAGCGTATGA
- a CDS encoding CpsD/CapB family tyrosine-protein kinase yields the protein MSRSKPDWPLITETNPKSPISEAYRILRTNIDFSNLEEEIRILMVTSTKMNEGKSTTSANIAVTYAQSNKKVLLIDADMRKPTQHQLFRVSNQVGLTSVLSNQKEWETAIQTTSVSGLSLLPAGPVPPNPSEMLASKRMDQLLGKMKEHYDIIIVDTPPIMVVTDAQIVASKSDGVVLVIDSGTVKKEAAIKAKASLEHVKARILGVVLNKIKRSSSEGYLYYYQ from the coding sequence ATGTCACGTTCGAAGCCTGATTGGCCGCTCATTACGGAAACGAACCCCAAGTCGCCGATATCGGAGGCTTATCGCATTCTTAGAACGAATATTGATTTCTCTAACCTAGAGGAAGAAATTCGCATTCTGATGGTCACCTCCACGAAGATGAATGAAGGGAAAAGCACAACCTCGGCGAACATTGCCGTCACCTATGCCCAGTCGAACAAGAAGGTGCTGCTGATTGATGCCGATATGCGCAAGCCGACGCAGCATCAGCTGTTCCGGGTATCCAATCAGGTTGGCTTAACCTCGGTGCTGAGCAATCAGAAGGAATGGGAGACTGCGATCCAGACCACCTCGGTGAGCGGACTTAGCCTTTTACCAGCAGGACCCGTTCCGCCGAATCCTTCGGAGATGCTGGCATCCAAGCGAATGGACCAGCTGCTGGGAAAAATGAAGGAGCATTACGACATAATCATTGTCGATACCCCGCCGATCATGGTCGTAACGGATGCACAAATTGTAGCATCCAAGTCCGACGGCGTCGTCCTCGTTATTGATTCAGGCACCGTAAAGAAGGAAGCCGCGATTAAAGCGAAGGCGAGCCTGGAGCATGTGAAAGCGAGGATTTTAGGGGTAGTGCTCAATAAAATCAAGCGGAGCAGCTCGGAAGGGTATTTATATTACTATCAGTGA
- a CDS encoding Wzz/FepE/Etk N-terminal domain-containing protein, with protein MELKQYWHVVKKRIWLITALICMAGTATGIYSYYFQQPEYEASTKLIVNQTGSQNDIIAKLDLSTINSNIQLVKTYKEIIRTPRVMGKVALEHPELGLTAGELIERISVTSVNDTQVMSVTAKDSSYRRAANIANAVSEVFMQELPSLMQVDNVSILYEADHTLTPPPVSPKPTINIAIAIALSMLVGIGFALLLDYLDDTIKTEEDIQAVLGLPTLSLIPKIREADLGKHKDNSIDQPMRGKNNVTFEA; from the coding sequence TTGGAATTAAAACAATATTGGCATGTTGTGAAAAAAAGAATTTGGTTGATAACAGCGCTCATCTGCATGGCGGGGACAGCTACAGGCATCTATTCTTATTATTTTCAACAGCCGGAATATGAGGCGTCGACCAAGCTGATCGTTAATCAGACAGGCAGTCAGAACGATATAATCGCCAAGCTGGATTTAAGCACAATCAACTCCAACATTCAGCTGGTGAAGACGTACAAGGAAATTATAAGAACGCCAAGGGTGATGGGCAAGGTTGCTCTGGAGCATCCTGAGCTTGGACTTACAGCGGGTGAGCTGATTGAGAGGATTAGCGTAACCTCAGTGAACGATACGCAGGTGATGTCGGTCACTGCAAAGGATTCCTCTTACCGCCGGGCGGCGAACATTGCGAATGCAGTATCGGAGGTGTTCATGCAGGAGCTGCCGAGCTTGATGCAGGTTGATAATGTATCCATTTTATACGAAGCCGACCATACGCTCACGCCGCCACCTGTATCGCCTAAGCCAACGATTAATATTGCAATTGCGATTGCACTCTCTATGCTGGTAGGCATTGGATTCGCACTGCTCCTTGATTATCTAGACGATACGATTAAGACAGAGGAAGACATTCAGGCGGTGCTTGGCTTGCCGACGCTGTCGCTCATTCCGAAAATCCGCGAGGCTGATCTAGGCAAGCACAAGGACAATTCCATAGACCAACCGATGAGGGGGAAAAATAATGTCACGTTCGAAGCCTGA